The Triticum urartu cultivar G1812 chromosome 5, Tu2.1, whole genome shotgun sequence genome contains the following window.
CCAACTCAAGGAGTGGGTCCCGGAATACAAGCAGGAAGAAAAGAGAAGGAATTAAAAGGAGTAAACTCGGCTCTTATGTAAGCAATAAGGAAAGAAATTATTCCACTCATAATGAAAGAGAAGGAATTAAAGGAAGTAAATTCGGCTCTCGTGTAAGAAAAATGGAAAGGAATTAttccactcataaggaaagagAAGAAATTAAAAGAAGGAGAAAACTCGGCTCTTATATAAGCAGAAAGGAAAGAAATTATTTCACTCATAAGGAAAGGGAAGAGATTAAAAGGAGTAAATTCGGCTCTTATAAAGCAAAAAATGAAAGAAATAtgaaggaataaaatttgctcttatGTATGAGCATTAAaggaaaagaataaaaagaacgATGCTGTTGCTGAATGTGCACGGGCCGAGAAGGGAGCAATTAAAATAAATAACATCGGTTGCGTGCGTGCACCTGAACATGCTCTAATTCAATGGCCATTCTCTTCTCGCATACAAAAAAGTTGGCCGGCAATGACCATTCATACTTTTCTGTTGTTTTGAATCTGTGGGGTTCATATAAATTATGCTTGGTTATTTTTATATTACATCCAATATTATGTGTACTCATTTGATCTAAGGTTATTTTTAATAACTTGGTTTTTTTGTCACAAACAAACCGGTGAAGCGGCGGTCCAACCGATGACAGCTGCAACAGTTTGGTTGCCCGTTCGCTTTTAAAAAAATATAGtctgatggccatggtggaagaacACGACATGAAGTGCTTTGTATCCCTAGAACGACGAGGAGACACGAGCATGAAGTGTTTTGTTTGGGCCAAGCACTGCCGCCGCCTGCTCATGTCTCCTCGTCATTCAATATGTCCTAGAAATGTACCAATTTTTTTAAAATGTTTGTATTTAAGAATATTTTCAAAAAATATATAAATCAAAATTATTTTCAAAAATCATGTGTTAAAAAATGCGAATTGTAAAAGATCCCATTTaaaaaatgataaaaaaattcaaatatgttactttaaaataaataaatattcatGTTCTCTCGAAAAGTAAAAAAACGATTGACAAACTATTCCATGCACAAGTACTCTCTAATCAGATGAAGGATGTTAAGGTGGCTTATTCAAATCCACACTTCATACTCCAAAAAAGAGATAATTAGAATTGAATATAAGAAATGTTGCGCAATGACACACACAAAGCAGATTTTGCTATCTTTTTgacccgttgcaacgcacgggcatttttaCTAGTATAGTAACGTAATCGAGTGGCTCAACGAACCGCACGGACGGAGTAATTACAATCGCAAAAAATTCCACAAAAAACAACCAACAACACCCAGCAAGAAGCAAGCAAGCCCGGATCATCATCGCCACGGGCAGGCAGATCCACAGGCTACTGctggttgttgttgttgctgctctTGTTGGTGTTCGTGAGCACGATGGGGATGACGATGATAAGTATAATGACGAGCAGGATGCCGATGCCGATGCAGGTCCACTTGCGGGAGCTCTTCTGGTGCTTGCGGGCGACCTGCAGCTGCTCGCGCCCCCGGTCCACGAACGACCTTGCCCGCCCGACGTGGCCCTCGATGTCGTCCAGCTGCTCCCCCTGCGCCGCCACCAGCACGGCCATGTCGTTGAACACCTGCTGCAGCTCCAGCAGCGACCTCTCCAGGTCCGCCACGGCGCCGTGCCGCTCCTGGATCTCCGCCACCACGCCCAGCACCTCCCCGCGGCCCTGCTGCTCCGCGATGGCCCGCTGCAGGAACCGCTCCCCCTCGCCCGTCTCCGCCAGCGTGTCCAGCGTCGCCTCGTCGGGCTGGGCCCCCGTCACCGTGAAGTAGCGCCGCGCGACGGTGTCCCGGTACTCGGAGGTGATGCGGGAGCGGAGGGAGGAGAAGGCCTCCATGGCGTCCCGCAGCTTCTTGCGCAGGCCGGCCACGACGGAGGTGCGGGTGCGGTCCGTGGAGGAGCCCGGCCCGCACCCGGCCACGGAGCGGTTGGCGGCGTTGGCCCGGTCGAGCGACTCGAGGCGCAGCTTGACGACCTTGGCCTTCTTGATGGCGGCGGCGACGTCGGCGTCCATGCGGGAGCGGAGCGCGCGCACGGCGGAGGCGTCGTGGAGCGACTTGCCCGACTCGTTGGCGTCGTGGAGGGAGCGCTGGATCCGCTCCAGCTCCCGCAGGTCGTCCTTGATGGACTCCACGTCCTCGAAGAAGCGGTCCAGGCTCGCCCCCGCCGCGGCGCCCGGCGGCGCCGTCATCTCCACGCCGCCCGACTCCAGGTCCCCGCCGTCGCCCCCCGCGCCCGCGCGCTTCCACGAGCTGGAGAAGAGGTTGTTCATGTCTACTGCTGCCGGCTCAGGCAAGGGCCGATCGATCGATCTGTACGCCGGTTTCTTGGAGGGGGAGAAGCAGAGTGGACAAGGGAGGGAGAAGGGGTTAGTTACTTAACCGGTACTGATCGGGGCGGGGACGCGGAGTCGGGTTGAAGGGGTCTGCCGTCTCGTGCTCGGGGAAGGTGGGAGGAAGGGGACGGACGGCGACCCACACCCTTCCTTCTCCCTGCGGCAAGTGGATCCAATAGTAATACGCCCGACCCGATCCGATCCGATCCGATGGCTTGGCGTCCAGGTTGGGTCCGGTCCTTGGATCACGCGGTGGCGTGGGTGCGTCGGCTATCCATGTCTGGAAACCGGAAATCTCGAGCCTAATAACCGCGTCAGCTAAGTGCGGCACGCAGCTTAGCTGGCTGTACAAAGTTCACCAGGCGGGCATGTGCAACGGATTCCATATCTGCagcgcgccgcgccgcgccggacaaaCCAGCTCGACGCGGGGTGAAAATTAAGTAGTATGGGTAAAAGTCGTAGGATGTGGCGGCAAATTCTACGTGAACTGCCTGGATTGGATTGGATTGGATTGGGTGGCGGTAAATTCCGTCGGTAGCCGTCCCCTGATGACGGAGCCATCGTCGTTCATTATATTcttttttttgcggtgtgttcaTTATATTCATATATACTATACGGTTAGTCGTGTTTGACCCGATCAATCGTCGAGGCGAGCGGAGGAGCACGTGTCCAGCTTGACCAGAACACCTTTTTTTTTTGTCTCTCTCTCGTCCAAATGGGCTGAGTCACGCATTACAAGAAATGAAATGAAAAGTTGGCGACATGCATACTCCACAGGTGCTCGGTCTCCTGACCGCATGAAAGTGCTGCGTCAAGCGTGCAAGAAGAGGAGCAGGCGCCTAATTGCCAGGTATACGTAGGAAGGTAATGTTCGTTAGTTGGTTCGGTCCCTCGCGCCAGTGGCCGGCGAACCGTATCTTCTGTTTCGTGAGCAACAGAGCAAGCCTTTTCTATATATTAATTTCGTGAAGATATTAACTACTCTTAGTCTCTACACCAACAAGATGTCACAAAGAAATCTAAGATACACACAGCCCAAAAAGAAAAATTATAAAAGATAGAGAAAAAACAAAGGCCTCATCACAATGACCCATAAACCACCACCAAAGACAACACCCCAAAACATAAAAGATCTTCAAAAAACAATGTTTTCAAGAAGAAAAAAGTGCACAAACACCATCGACAGCCGATCCAAGATATTAAGTTTTGACCCTAGAGAAAGTCCGTGCTTTCAAAACAATACCTGCAAGGCAATTGCCAGACACAGCCAATGAAGATCAGACCTTAGGTTTTCATCCTGAAAGTCACGACTCGGCACCCGAGGAGCACCACCAAAAAATGAAATCCTCTAGTGCCTCCAAGGCCCCCTCCGCCTTACTGATCCTCCGATCTCAGTCACCATGACTTTCTCCACCGCTGTCTATGCCATGAAAATCGGGATACCGGCATGTCTCATGGTATCGACAAACAAACAAAGCTTCACGCCGCGCCCTCATGGAGCCGCGCAGGCTGATATGGACGCGCACGACCGGATTCTATCCGATCCAGATATCCTTGGGCAAGATCTCCGGCAGTGGTTTCGGAACACGTCGACGACCAGATCAAGAAGGACTGATCATGCATATCGTTGTCGTGATGCGATAGGAGCACTAGGGTCACCACCATTCCGCTGCCTCCACCATGGCGACGCCACCATGAAGCCGTTGTGGGGATCCGCCGCCGCACCACGGCGCCCCTCGCCATCACGGTGTCCCGGCCCAGCCGCGCCGTCATGTGGTGGAGGCCCTGAGTGTTGGGTTTAGTCCCACGTCAGTTGTGGGAGGAGGCGGGACACGATTTATAAGGACGGGGGTGTCCCCTCCTAACAGGCTAGTCTTTTGAGGGGGATGGGCCTAAGGCCTGTTATAAGTCGGTGTTGCTCTTCAATTGGGTTTGGTTAACGCATGTGGATCAGAAACGCTGGTACTAGCGGACTCGAGATTATGTAACACTGAGAGAGAAGGCGGAACACCCCGCCGCCATCGGCCTCGTCATCTAACTGCGGCGAGGAAGGAGGGTGCTGGCGGCCGCAGGAGGGTCCGATCAGGTAGCTTCTATGAAGAGAGCAAAGTGCAAGCGCTCGTCATTCTCGACTCGGGCCACCGTACGTGCCGGCGCTGGCCGGATCACAAGGACGCGCGTCACAAACGAATGCTCTCCTTTTATAAACGTACAACAGCCCAAAGTAACAAAATTTTAGCTCACCCAACATCCCACTTTTCTCCAATAGTTGCATCGTGGACAGTCAATCAATGTACTCGTTTCAAACCACCATCTCTTCCATACCGTACCACAAAAATACACAAATACCATTACATTATACATTACAAAAAATACACTAGTTTCGTCGTACGTAGCTTACACTGTCTCTATATGTACCTATCAGTTAACGAGCGTACGTAGCAGCTGATAATCGATACACAGAGCATTTTGTTACAAACGTCACACGGCATGCACGGGTGACAGTATATCGCGACAGCTTGAACAAACACTACACGGGTGACGACGCAATATGAGGCAACGGGTGTGTGTGACTGCCTTCAGAAGCTGCACGATGTGGACGGACCGAGCACACACGACACGATGCTAGAAGAAGTTGCTGAACTGGCCGGCCAGGGAGTCCTTGAGGCCGGAGAAGAGGCCGAAGAGGGAGTACTGCTTCAGCTTGGACACCTCGTACCACGAGTTGAGCACCGCCTCGTGCTTGTCCGTGCCGGAGAAGGCCAGCTGGATCCCGGGGCTGCAGTCCACctgcccgccgccgccgttgccccTGCAGCTCGACGTCTTGATCGCGCAACTGTTCTCGACGCACCCGAAGTTGGCCTGCCCGGAGCACGACGAGCAGCCGTCGGACTTCCAGAAGAGGTTCTGGAGCGTGCCCTTGTGGAACTCGAACACCTGGGAAACAGAGATAGGCGTCAGTTGAGCAGATGGTCGCCGGTGATTTGGCCCAGGTTACGGGTTAATTATGGGCGCACCAGGGTGAAGCCGGTGACTGTGTACGAGCTGTTGCCGACGAACACGGGCGGCGACCTTGCCGCGAATTTCCTCCCGGCAAATGCCACCATGTACCCACCAGCGGATGTCTGGAACAGAGTGAAAGAACGGCATGTTAGAACTAATGATGAACCCATCATCTTTTATGTCAGAACTGTCCAACAAGACATTTCATAAGTACACCTATCTGGCTATCTTATCTACTCGAGTACAAGAAAGTAACAATTGTATCATGATTGAACTATGCAAAGCTATTGTGCAGTTCTTCTCAGCAGGTTGTCTCGGCAACTAATTACAGTGTGCTGAAATTTTCAGTACTACTGAAATCGTTCTTACTGTATGCAGCATCTTGAGTCTTGACCCATATTTGCAAGGGAAAAAAAACAAAATGCCGTCAATGGATCAGGAAGATGAGAAATAAATGAGGGTCCTCATCATGACAGTCTGCCATCTCTACTACTATCTTAAAAACAAACGGCTGAGCCCAATCAATCAGTTGAAGGGGAAATTTCTCCAAAGTGAGGGGACAGCACATTCAATAAATCCTCAGACGAGATTGCAACGACCAAGTACCTAGGTTGGGCCACAGAGAAACACGGAGGCATGTCGAGAGCGCCATTAACGGATCCACCCTCCTCCAATGAGCCCAAAAATGTAGCTGTCGGTTGTCTGGACGTGTTGCTTGTGGGACACTGTCCAGCTCTCCGTTTTTTTGGCTTAAACCTCCCCAATCAAGAGGCCATCATCGATGGATTTGCGAGGTCTCCCCAACGATTTGAATTTCTTCATCCCTCACACACTAATTGACAAAAGGCAAGGAGGGCGTACTGCATGATTGATGGCCATTCCAAATTCTTGCTTGCAAAGTACCATGATTTATTTACTATTTATAGAGTAGAATAGAAGAAGTAAAAAGGAGCTAGCAGACAATTCTTTGTGCCAAACAATTAGTTCCCCTGGGGTGCAAATGGGTAAATCAATTAGGGTTCGTCCTACGGATTATATTCCTCGCACAAAAAGCTTCGATCGAACAGCAAAATCAGGAGGGAAGGCTTGAGGAGGTGCAGCTCGGCGGAGGGCGACTAACCAGGTCGCCGGCGCCGGAGGCGTTGACGGTGAGGAGCGAAATCTCGTCGACGGTGGGGCGGAAGAGCGCGAGCAGCGGGCCGGCGCCGGCCAGGTTGAGGCGGCTGTCGCAGGGGGAGAGCTGCACGCCGCCGGAGAAGAAGGCGTCGCGCCCCGCGAAGGCCACCCCGAAGGTGAACCCGTCGCCGCGGCTCACCGTCGCGTCCGCGCACGGCTCGTACACGCCGTTGCCGTCGCCCCTGGCGGAGGCCGAGGGCGCCGCCGCGAGGaggagggcgagggcgagggcgagggcgaggacGGCCGGCGCCCGCCTCGACGTCGCCGTCGTCGTTGCCGCCATGGAGACAGACAATTGTTTCGGGCGCCTCGCTGTGCCTCGGGCGCGACGGAAGTCGTCGATGGATGACGGTTCCGCTACGGTTCACGCCAAGGAAACGGAACAAAACAAAACGCGTCGCGTCGGGGCAAGGAATAAAGGGAATGGGTAGAATGAGCTGGCTTTCTTGCTGGGCCGGAGCCCATTTCGTCTGATGGGCCGCAGCCTTAACAAGCAAGTCTACTACTAAGCTTATACTTCAGACACCATGGCCCAGCAACTCAGCAAGGTACAGACTAACCCCTCAAAAAAAGCAAGGTACAGACTACAATTGCTCAAAAAAAAAAAAGCAAGGTACAGATTACAGAGCACACACCAGTGAAAAACACAGGGTTACCCCTTGAAACATAACATTTCAGAATTtttattgtacaaaaaatagtcCCAGAAAATGTGAGTCCATACTTGCTCTTAGCTACAAATACAACAGTACAAGCTATGGTAACCTCCAGGACTAGAGGCACCAGCTGACCAGCACATACATATCCAAGCACTAGCTAGATCTCATCTCATGAGATGAGCATTTGACTGCATACCTATATGGCTAAGAAATAAATGCAAACTGCTCCAATGGACCTTCCAGAATCTAAGGCCGTCGTCGCATGCTTCAAACCTTGACGACGGTAGATAGGGCTTCAGATGGCTTGTCAAGCCTGCAGCTCAACTCTCTTGAACAACAGATCAACGGAACCGGCACGGCGATGCTTCCCTTCCAGCGCTGGAGAGTCTTCGGTAGCCTTGGGGGATCGGCTCACTGCAGGTTTATTCACTTGCCGTTTGCCAGTTTCTGTGCCTGCACATTTTCAGTAGCAAGTGAGTCTATCTGGAAGCTTTAAGCAACCGTAATAAACCGAGGCACAAGTTGGAACAGGAAACAAACAGCTTTTATTTTTTTCTGGGGAAAAAGGAAACAAACAGCTTGTAGTATGGAGATTATTTCTGAACTGCTGAGTAGTTATAGCGCACACACATGAGAAAAACTTATGCTAGACAAGGACATTTATCGAAAAAATGATGCCTTTTCCGAAGAAGAAAAGTTACTGAAACCAGCAGGAAATCTTTGCATCACTAGAAGTAACAGATGCAAGGTTTGGACTTACCAGTGCCAGGCAAGGAGAACCTCNNNNNNNNNNNNNNNNNNNNNNNNNNNNNNNNNNNNNNNNNNNNNNNNNNNNNNNNNNNNNNNNNNNNNNNNNNNNNNNNNNNNNNNNNNNNNNNNNNNNNNNNNNNNNNNNNNNNNNNNNNNNNNNNNNNNNNNNNNNNNNNNNNNNNNNNNNNNNNNNNNNNNNNNNNNNNNNNNNNNNNNNNNNNNNNNNNNNNNNNNNNNNNNNNNNNNNNNNNNNNNNNNNNNNNNNNNNNNNNNNNNNNNNNNNNNNNNNNNNNNNNNNNNNNNNNNNNNNNNNNNNNNNNNNNNNNNNNNNNNNNNNNNNNNNNNNNNNNNNNNNNNNNNNNNNNNNNNNNNNNNNNNNNNNNNNNNNNNNNNNNNNNNNNNNNNNNNNNNNNNNNNNNNNNNNNNNNNNNNNNNNNNNNNNNNNNNNNNNNNNNNNNNNNNNNNNNNNNNNNNNNNNNNNNNNNNNNNNNNNNNNNNNNNNNNNNNNNNNNNNNNNNNNNNNNNNNNNNNNNNNNNNNNNNNNNNNNNNNNNNNNNNNNNNNNNNNNNNNNNNNNNNNNNNNNNNNNNNNNNNNNNNNNNNNNNNNNNNNNNNNNNNNNNNNNNNNNNNNNNNNNNNNNNNNNNNNNNNNNNNNNNNNNNNNNNNNNNNNNNNNNNNNNNNNNNNNNNNNNNNNNNNNNNNNNNNNNNNNNNNNNNNNNNNNNNNNNNNNNNNNNNNNNNNNNNNNNNNNNNNNNNNNNNNNNNNNNNNNNNNNNNNNNNNNNNNNNNNNNNNNNNNNNNNNNNNNNNNNNNNNNNNNNNNNNNNNNNNNNNNNNNNNNNNNNNNNNNNNNNNNNNNNNNNNNNNNNNNNNNNNNNNNNNNNNNNNNNNNNNNNNNNNNNNNNNNNNNNNNNNNNNNNNNNNNNNNNNNNNNNNNNNNNNNNNNNNNNNNNNNNNNNNNNNNNNNNNNNNNNNNNNNNNNNNNNNNNNNNNNNNNNNNNNNNNNNNNNNNNNNNNNNNNNNNNNNNNNNNNNNNNNNNNNNNNNNNNNNNNNNNNNNNNNNNNNNNNNNNNNNNNNNNNNNNNNNNNNNNNNNNNNNNNNNNNNNNNNNNagtgaggaagctaatgatgatgatcatgtaacttcagatcaagttactaccgaatctcgtaggtaaaccaaagtgagatccgcaccagagtggtacggtaatcctgttctggaggtcatgctacttgaccatgacgaacctacgaactatgaagaagcgatggtgagcccagattccgcaaaatggcttggggccatgaaatctgagatgggatccatgtatgagaacaaaatatggactttggttgacttgcccgatgatcgacaagcaattgagaataaatggatcttcaagaggaagacggacgctgatagtagtgttactatctacaaagctagaattgtcgcaaaagattttcgacaagttcaaggtgttgactacgatgagagtttctcactcgtatctatgcttaagtctgtccgaatcatgttagcaattgccgcattttatgaaatctggcaaatggataaacaaaattgcattccttaatagatttattaaagaagagttgtatatgatacaatcagaaggttttgtcaatcctaaaggtgctaacaaaatatgcaagctccagcgatccatctatgaactggtgcaagcatttcggagttggaatatacgctttgataagttgatcaaagcatatagttttatacagacttgcgataaagcctgtatttacaagaaagtgagtgggagcactacaacatttctgataagtatatgtgaatgacatattgttgatcggaaataatgtagaattattctgcaaagcataaaggagtgtttgaaaggaattttccaaagaaagacctcggtgaagctgcttacatattgagcatcaagatctatagagatagatcaagacgcttgataagttttttcaataagtacaaaccttgacaagattttgaagtagttcaaaatggaacagtcaaagaaagagttcttgcctgtgttacaaggtgtgaaattgagtaagactcaaagcccgaccacggcagaagatagaaatagaatgaaagtcattccctatgcctcagccataggttctataaagtatgccatgctatgtaccagatctattgtataccctacactgtgttaagcaagggagtacgatagtgatctaagagtagatcaccggacaacggtcaaaattatccttagtggaataaggaaatatttctcaattatggaggtgacaaaaaggttcgtcgtaaaaggttacgtcgatgcacattttgacacagatctggatgactctaagtctcgatctagatacatattgaaagtgggagcaatgagctagagtagctccgtgcagagcattgttggcatagaaattcgcaaaatacttacggatctgaatgtgacagacccgttgactaaaattatctcacaagcaaaacatgatcacaccttagtactctttgggtgttaatcacatagcgatgtgaaactagattactgactctagtaaaccctttgggtgttgatcacatatcgatgtgaactatgggtgttaatcacatggtgatgtgaactattgctgttaaatcacatggcaatgtgaa
Protein-coding sequences here:
- the LOC125510858 gene encoding syntaxin-121-like; its protein translation is MNNLFSSSWKRAGAGGDGGDLESGGVEMTAPPGAAAGASLDRFFEDVESIKDDLRELERIQRSLHDANESGKSLHDASAVRALRSRMDADVAAAIKKAKVVKLRLESLDRANAANRSVAGCGPGSSTDRTRTSVVAGLRKKLRDAMEAFSSLRSRITSEYRDTVARRYFTVTGAQPDEATLDTLAETGEGERFLQRAIAEQQGRGEVLGVVAEIQERHGAVADLERSLLELQQVFNDMAVLVAAQGEQLDDIEGHVGRARSFVDRGREQLQVARKHQKSSRKWTCIGIGILLVIILIIVIPIVLTNTNKSSNNNNQQ
- the LOC125510859 gene encoding uncharacterized protein LOC125510859 yields the protein MAATTTATSRRAPAVLALALALALLLAAAPSASARGDGNGVYEPCADATVSRGDGFTFGVAFAGRDAFFSGGVQLSPCDSRLNLAGAGPLLALFRPTVDEISLLTVNASGAGDLTSAGGYMVAFAGRKFAARSPPVFVGNSSYTVTGFTLVFEFHKGTLQNLFWKSDGCSSCSGQANFGCVENSCAIKTSSCRGNGGGGQVDCSPGIQLAFSGTDKHEAVLNSWYEVSKLKQYSLFGLFSGLKDSLAGQFSNFF